GAGTTGTGGCGGCAATGAGTTTCATCAGTCTCTCCCAGTTGGCGTCGACTCTTTCCTGTATGGTCTTTACGTCTTCCGCCGTCAGATGGCTGAATCTCCGCTGGGGTTTCAGATACTCTTCCACCGGTTTCGGTTTCTTGATGTCCCTGCTGAGAATCCACTGGCCGTCTATGACTTCGTATAGCGGAAAAACCCGGGTCTCCACCACCAAGCGAGCCGACTCGACCGACAAATGCGGGGCCATTCGCCAACCCGTGCAGCACGGTGAATAGACATGAAGATACGCGGGCCCCTTCACCAGAGACGCTTTCTTGGCTTTGTTCATCAGGTCCACAGGGAACGCAGGAGATCCGGTGGCCACGTACGGAATCCGGTGAGCCGCGGCAATGGCCGGCAGATCCTTCTTCCAGGTTTCCTGTCCCCTACTCAACTTGCCCGGAGGTGAGGTGGTCGTCATGGCGCCGTAAGGCGTCGAACTCGAGCGCTGAACCCCTGTATTCATGTACGCTTCGTTGTCCAGGCAGAGATACACGAAGTTGTGGCCCCGCTCGAGCGCGCCGCTCAGCGCCTGCAAACCAATGTCCGCGGTCCCGCCGTCGCCCGCTACGGCCAGAAATGTCGTGTTCGTGTCCTCGATCTTTCCCTTACGCGTCATTGCCTTATAGGCCGCCTCCACTCCTGAAGCCACGGCGGCCGCATTTTCAAACGCCACGTGGAGCCAGGGCACCCTCCATGCCGTCTGCGGCCATGGCGATGTGATGATCTCCATGCAGCCCGTGGCGGAGGATACGATGACATTTTCGCCGATGGCCTTCATCACCTGACGAAGAGCCAACACCTCACCGCATCCCTGACATGCTCGATGTCCCGGAGCCAACGGTTCCACCATGGGCAAGTTCTTCTTTAGGCTATACTTCTCGAAGCCTTTAAATGCTTCCGCTGCTGTTCCCATTATTCCCTCACATTTATGATCTTGTAGAACTCTGTAAGTTCGGATTTTTCCAAGCTTTCCAGTTCGGAAGCCATTTCCTCGAAGTTCTCGACGGTCACATCCCGGCCGCCCAAACCCGCAATGTAGTTGTACACGAACGGACGATCCGTCTGATGGTACAATGCGGACCGAACTTCCGCCGCCACCGGCCCTCCGGAAGCGCCGAAGGGAAGAGCCCGATCTATAACGCCGACGCGCTTTACGCCTTTCAGGGCTTTCCGCAGCTCTTCCACGGGAAACGGCCGAAACAGCCGAATGCGCAGCAGACCAACTTTCTTTCCCCGAGAACGCATTTCATCGACGGCCGTCATGGCCGTCTCGCCGATACTCCCCATGGTAATGAGCACCGTTTCGGCGCCGTCCATCTGATAGCTCTCCACCGCTCGATAGTATCTTCCAAACTGATCGCCAAAGGCTTGCCAGGCTTCGGCAATCACCGGTCTGGCTGCTTTAATGGCTTCTTCCTGCGCCTTACGTGCTTCCGTATAGACCTCCGGCATGCCCACCGGTCCCATGGTGATCGGATGCTTGGGATCGAGACGCATGGCAGGCACGTACGGTTTCAAATAGCTATCCACCTCCGCCTGGTCAAAATACTCGATGGGCTCGATCACGTGGCTCAATGTGAAACCATCCAGATTAACAATCACGGGCAACAGCACCCGATGGTCTTCCGCCACCCGATAAGCGTGAAATATCAGGTCGTAGGCCTCTTGGCCGTTCTCCGCCACCGTCTGAATCCAACCCGTGTCCCGGGATAGCATGAGATCGCAATGATCGTTCCAGATGCTGATGGGACCGCTCAATGCCCGGTTCACCATGGACATCACCACCGGAAGTCTCAGGGCGGACGCGATATACAGAATCTCCACCATCAAAGCCAGACCCTGCGAGCTGGTGGCCGTAAAGGTGCGTGCTCCCGCAGCCGACGCGCCGACGCAGGTGCTCATGGCCGTATGTTCGGACTCCACTGGAATGAACTCGGCATCCAGCTCTCCGTCCGCCACCAATTCGGACAGATGCTCCACAATATGCGTCTGTGGCGTGATCGGATACGCTGAGATCACATCCACGTTGCACTGTTTCGCAGCCTCGGCCACCGCGATCGAAACTTCCACTCCTAGTCGTTTAGCCATTGCTGCCCTCCTCCACCATACTTATGCAATCCTTGGGGCATTCATGGGCGCAAATCCCACATCCCTTACAATAGTAGTAGTTCTGAACGTAATAACCCTCGTCATCCCGAGAGTACACCATGTCCGGACAGAAGATATAACACATGCCGCATTTGATGCAGCACTCCCTGTCCGTCACCGGCTTCATGCTCCGCCAATCCCCCGTCTTTAACTTAGAGGAACTACCTGGCTCCAGGATGGCCGTTCCTAATGATAACTCTTTCCAACTGATTGCGCCGGTTTCTTTCGCCACGGGTTCACTCCTCGATTTTGGTTTCTTCAAACGCGCGCCCGCAGGACGCAATGTTTTTGGACGCCAGCCCTCCAAACCGTTTCTCCAGCGGTCCCTCCAGATCGGCCACTTCCACTACTCCCGTAGCCTTCACCAGGGCGCCCAGCATGGTCGTGTTCGTGATCGGGACCTTCATGTCCTCGATGGCGATCTTGGACGCATCCACTAAGGCAAGCCTTCCTTTCAACCCATACTTCTTACGAAGCTCCTTCGCGTCCTCATTCGTATTGATCACCGTGACTCCGTCCTCTTGAAGACCCGCCTGTACATCTACAATGGACAACAGGGTCGGGTCCAGCACGACCACCACGTTCGGATTGTACACCTTCTCTCTCGTCCGAATGGGCTTCTGACTCACCCGCGTGAACGCCATTACAGGCGCACCGCGCCGCTCGGGACCAAAGCTGGGAAACGCCTGGGCGTACTTCCCTTCATTGATGGCCGCGATTGCCACCAATTCCGCG
The genomic region above belongs to Deltaproteobacteria bacterium and contains:
- a CDS encoding pyruvate synthase subunit beta, with the translated sequence MGTAAEAFKGFEKYSLKKNLPMVEPLAPGHRACQGCGEVLALRQVMKAIGENVIVSSATGCMEIITSPWPQTAWRVPWLHVAFENAAAVASGVEAAYKAMTRKGKIEDTNTTFLAVAGDGGTADIGLQALSGALERGHNFVYLCLDNEAYMNTGVQRSSSTPYGAMTTTSPPGKLSRGQETWKKDLPAIAAAHRIPYVATGSPAFPVDLMNKAKKASLVKGPAYLHVYSPCCTGWRMAPHLSVESARLVVETRVFPLYEVIDGQWILSRDIKKPKPVEEYLKPQRRFSHLTAEDVKTIQERVDANWERLMKLIAATTPEDKTE
- the porA gene encoding pyruvate ferredoxin oxidoreductase, which encodes MAKRLGVEVSIAVAEAAKQCNVDVISAYPITPQTHIVEHLSELVADGELDAEFIPVESEHTAMSTCVGASAAGARTFTATSSQGLALMVEILYIASALRLPVVMSMVNRALSGPISIWNDHCDLMLSRDTGWIQTVAENGQEAYDLIFHAYRVAEDHRVLLPVIVNLDGFTLSHVIEPIEYFDQAEVDSYLKPYVPAMRLDPKHPITMGPVGMPEVYTEARKAQEEAIKAARPVIAEAWQAFGDQFGRYYRAVESYQMDGAETVLITMGSIGETAMTAVDEMRSRGKKVGLLRIRLFRPFPVEELRKALKGVKRVGVIDRALPFGASGGPVAAEVRSALYHQTDRPFVYNYIAGLGGRDVTVENFEEMASELESLEKSELTEFYKIINVRE
- a CDS encoding 4Fe-4S binding protein, which produces MAKETGAISWKELSLGTAILEPGSSSKLKTGDWRSMKPVTDRECCIKCGMCYIFCPDMVYSRDDEGYYVQNYYYCKGCGICAHECPKDCISMVEEGSNG
- a CDS encoding 2-oxoacid:acceptor oxidoreductase family protein produces the protein MIEIRYHGRGGQGAVTSAELVAIAAINEGKYAQAFPSFGPERRGAPVMAFTRVSQKPIRTREKVYNPNVVVVLDPTLLSIVDVQAGLQEDGVTVINTNEDAKELRKKYGLKGRLALVDASKIAIEDMKVPITNTTMLGALVKATGVVEVADLEGPLEKRFGGLASKNIASCGRAFEETKIEE